The Xiphophorus hellerii strain 12219 chromosome 3, Xiphophorus_hellerii-4.1, whole genome shotgun sequence genome segment CTCAAGAAAAAACGGCTGCTACGATCAAGTCATCGATTATTTCCACCACAGTCCATTTACACCTACGAGGCTccttatataaaaaaaaggcaTATATTTGTTGTGCATAAAATCTCCCAATATCTTGGCTCCAAAGTCTGTTTGTCAGCCGCTCAGTGGTCGTCTGGTAGATGTTCCTAGAGGGACCTGAATTGTTCAGTTCTGGACTTAGAAGAGATCCCAGTGCTGAAATGTGTTCTCAGTGCTTTCATAAGAGCAAAAGGTGAgaatttaaaagcatttatcCTTCATGGTCTTATTGAAGCAGTCGAGGAGAATTGGCAGTGGGGaggtttacatttttgtttgttgataAAAACAggttcatgtttgttttcttgcatttttcatCCTGTTCATATAAATTCTCTATGTAAAATTATCATAGTGTAAAATTCAAAGAAATCACAAGTTCATCTTCAAATTCCAGCATGTTTTTAGTGTAAAACCCTCCCTTTTATGTGCATCTGAACATTAAATACAGGTCTACCTTAATAAATTAGACTATCATTAAGTTTATTTCAGCACACATCACACTGAGTGACATATTTCAGGTATTTGTGTGAGAATTTGATTGATAATGGCTTACAGTAAACGAAAACCACAAATTTAGCTTCTCAGACTAGTAAAAAGtaatgtttaataataaaatgtaatagtaTGGCTCATAATATATTAGAGGCAGCTAAATTCTCccaataatcatcaaaattagtagaaataaacactttagATATAAAATAATGAATCTCTACAAGTATTAAACaatatcctaatttattgagatgcacctgcaATGTGtttaaagtgaattttaaaaCTGGGTTGTTACACTGAAGTCACTTTGCATAAAGATTTTTACACAGAGAAACTTCCAGAAATGATTTTGGCAAAATTATGGCTTGTGATTATATGATGTGGACAAACTAGAAAAATGTAAACCTCTCCCTTGACCAGCCTCTGCAACTCATTTAAGGTTGaaggccagcagggggcgctccTCCCTTCTCTGCCAGGGgcttttcttctcctctccaTCCTCATGTGCTGCATCATCATCTGGGGAGACAGACAGCAGCGCGCGATCAGTCCTGAAAGTCATTTCCTCCGGCGtgggcagaggaggaggagacgcCGGGGAGACCGAGGGTGGTTCCTCTACTATTTGGACATCCTCGACTGTTTTCCCCTCCACAAGCCCTGATAACTGGTTCTCTCCCTTACGCTCAGCTTTGTCTGACAGGGTGGGTCCTCTTTTCCCGCCCTCAGCCTCTGGGCTGCGTTTCTCCTCAACGCCGCCTCCCCCCTCCAGATCATCCACATACACCAGCTGGGTGTAAGCTGTGGCTGGTGTGGCAGTCTTTCTCTCGGAGGCCCTCTCTTCCCGCTCTGCGTCTCCCCCTCTGCGCCCCGCTCTGGGCTCATTCAGGTCCACACCAGAGTCCAGACTGGCGTCGTTGCCATGCCTACCACTGCTGTCATAATCTTGCTGATCTCCTGAGCTCTGTGAACTGTTTTGACAGCCCGCCCGCTGGAGGTCGATGTACGAGTGGCGGATGTGAGCGTTGGAGCGTCCGTCCAGAGACACAAACCAAGCCCGGGGGTGAGGCAGAGGTTTTCCTCCTCTCAGCTCCATTAAGGTCTTTTCAGCCAACAAGGTATCctctttgtttatttcaacAAGAGCCGTTTCCCCAAGAGCAGTAGGGATAGACAGAGACTCCGACAGGCCGAGAGCCTCTGCCTTGCCCTGCTTGTTGGGGTCCGGGGCAATGTCGGACGGGCTGGGCCCCAGGGGCTGCTGGGAATGGGAAGCATTGAGCTCAGCCTGGATGGTTTCCAAGTCACTTTGCTGGTCGGTCTGCAACAGGAGGGCCTGACCAGACAGCGGGTGTTCACCAGGGAGGCGCATGTAATGTGCGGGGATCACCAGTGTGGGGCGCACTCTGGAGTAGCCCTCTCCCGCACTCAGCAGGTCCACCGAGCCGCAGCAGAGCAGCTGGCCCGGTCGGGAGAGCAACTGAGGGTTGGGGCGCTCCAGGTGGTCTACAGAACGAGACAGCAGGTGGTCGGGCGCCCTGCACTCCCCTCCTTCTCCTCTGCAGGGGGAGTGAGGCGGAGAAGACGGAGAGATGCAGTCAATAATGCCAACGCTGCTCAGCTGGGTAGCAGACACCTGGCCGTGATTGGACAACGAGAGCGCATCTGAAATCTGGTTGCTGGATGAGCAGACGGAGGTGTACGACTGACGGTAGCCCCTCTCTGTCCCGCAAGACAGGGCCGCCTTCAGCTGGAAAGTCTCTGCAGACTGCCGGTAGTCCCTGCTGCGAGGCGTCAGGTTGCCGAGGGACGAGCCGTGGTGGCTGTTGTTGCCGAGAGAGCAGCGGCTGTGTTTGCTGAGGTGGATCAGACTCTGCTGACGCTGAGTGGGCTCGTACGAAGAAGGCTTCAACATCGGCGTGGTCATGTCAGGCTCGGTTGCTGTGGAAACAAGCTCCAGCTGCAcctaaacaaaataacatttggtCAAATAAATTGTATTAGACTCATTCATTCAGTGTTGAGTACAGCTGTAAAGCACCGGACTAAGAAAATAAGACGTGATTTCTTTAGCAGAACAGTTTTTTAGTTCAAGGATCTTAAACATGttcaaaacataacattttatgtttttaaacatctttcTTACACACACCCTCCACACCTGACTGGTCAGAGAACGTTACAATAAAATCTCCAATAAATATTCTCTCAAAGTTTTCTGgaatttagcaaacagaaataattttggtaattctgtTCAGGCTAACTTAACTTcagagagtgagaaaaaaatgtgaatgtgtctttttattatctttaaatatctggtttcaccTATAAATAAAGCGTttcaaatttaggcttttaatcaaacatcaTATTGCACTTTGTTATCAAACTGTGCAGCCTGAacctcaaacattttcaaggattttatACAGaattcaagcactttccaaacccaGAGTGGTTAAACATAACATATATAATCTTTAAAACCAAAGGAGGAACTGGAATGTAAGATGAATGGATCAGTTGAGTCCTAAAACCTGGATGGTTTCAGACTGCACAGGTTTTGGTGCTCTAGATGCACAAGACTTCCCCATTCTGTCGCTCTTGCTTATCTTTGACTCTTCAAACGTAGAGAGGAGGTGTGACGCTGTCAGAGTGAATCCTTTCTGAAAAGCTTGCAGGCATTGCAGAGTCTGACTCACTGAGGAGGCTGTCACAGCTGTTGATTTCAATTCCAGATACACTTACTGCTTTACTCTCCACAATCTAAATCTGGGGACAGACTACATGACTTTCGCAGTCTTCGCAAATTTTGGAAAGACATGAAGTTCACACTGGAAGTTCAGCAGATTATTGTTTAAAGAAAgcatttttatctttctgtttatacagtattttaaatgttggcTGTACGTTAATAACCTTTCACTATTTAGGTCAAAGAGGTCACGGtgaaatttatttacaaagcatGTATCCAAAAGCACAGGCTGCACAAAGTGCTCtacaaggaaaaaaacaaccaaaatgcTAAAAGGCATCAAAAGGtaaatgaatcaaatcaaagaGTTTAAAAGgcttcacattttaaatatctgagtgtctctctcttttcttcatttttaccaCTAAGACAAAATTAATACAAGTATatcaaaataactaaataaaaatcacctCATTGCTTTTGTAGTGGCTCTATTTTATTGGCTTTCAGTGATCGATTCACAATAAGCAACTGCGACAAGAttcaaccacaaaaacaaacttgtgcTGCTGACTGACAGAAACCTTTACTGTCTTGCAGTTGGTGGTAACATTTAGTCAAAAAACTTTGACATGTAAAAAGCAGaagagtttgttttctttataaaatgaataattaagtAGACAGACCTCATTGCTGATGAGGTTCATGTGGGACATGGAGGTTGCTTGATCCTTCTTCGTGCTGTCAAGACCAGCTGACAGAGTGAACTTGCGATGAGACCCTCGAGGCTTCAAACAGCGGCGTCTGTTCAACACAGACACAGCGGAGCACATGAGTTAGTCGTCTAACTCGTGTTATTTCTATATGTTGTTGcatataaaacaacaacaaaacacataattttTCCCATCATTAATACTCAGCAACCCCAATTTCTACCGTTGACTTGTAAACCCAGAAGCTTACATCCAAAAGAATGTAAATTGTATTTGTAACGCTACTGGAGTGTAGCACTAGAAAATACAGTAAGCTAGGCTgctttaaattaatgctctTTAAGCTGCCAAGGGGAGCTACTTTAGTGAAAGAGTGCTGCATCTTTAGTGTACAAAGGAACGTTATCGCAGATCCTTCTTctaattcttttcttttaagtaTGTAATTTCTAATCACTACACTGTATTTTTcaaatcatgttttaaatttccCCTTACTGCACAGTCTTTTAttcttatttgtttgtttttgtatttttatttttgtgtgaatctGCATTTTCTCACTCAGGAAATCCAATTGTAATCCCAAATAGCTTTGCATTAGGTCTGATGAAggtatttttaaatgactgacTTTCAGAGTCCTTGACAAAGGCAAAAAAGCAACCCCTTGTAAATCAGTAAGACATGTTGCTGTAAAAAGTTGATTATTATACATACCGGCAGTAGTACAAGAGCAGGCCCAGCAGGGACAGCAGAATAAAAGCCATGCCTCCAAGTATGGCCAACAGGAACATAGTATGGTAAGCGCTGATATCCCTTGCCACTATTggacctgcaaaaaaaaaaaaagaactttactgactaaaaagacaaagaaacagCTCCTAAGAACAgaacaaataaactttacttctaatttttgtctaatttcttaCCTGAGTTCAGAGGAGACATGGCGGCCACCCAATACCCGAGCTGGGGAGCGAGGTAGGTCAGAGTAAGCTGGTTCCCCACCTTCTGTACCTGACCCGAACTGCTCTTGATCCAGGCACCTAAAGAGGCAAAACCATATTGATTAAAATCTAACTTGGCCAAAAGTTACAGTGTCTCAAAGAACAATTCAGAAGAAAGTGACAAAGTGAAAACTGGATGATCCAGACTAAATTCCCATCTGACTCTTCCTCATTAGGTCTTTAGGTAAAGACAATGGAGCACTATTGTAATCTTGTGCAAGAATTATTATCAATCCAACATAAGAAGTAGTATACAGTAGTTAGAGCTCCACAATtttcaactttgcattaatagTTTTAAATGGAGAGAatgatttaactttaaataagaACATACCAATCTTGTGAACAAGAAAATCCCCAATTTGTCTTCTTATATTTTTCCCCCTGCCCTcattttctcttgttctttcACAATTTGTCGACATGTAAAGAATAGGTAATATGCTGATTACTAATACTCTGTTAGCTTGTTGTGTAACACAGAACAGGAGTGTATACTACCCTGAAAAAGACCAAATTTGGTCACTACGCCTTGGTCAATATTACTTTTCTTTGAATAGtgatgtaaaatgaaaacattttactcagTCAAAGTGACTTTGATAAGAAGCCTGATGCATTGCTTCAAAAGACCAGAATACCTCGGGCATAACAGCTGCTCTCTCAGAGTACCTAAGTTAAACTACAacaagcattttatttaaacgGTTTGAGGATATTTGACTAAAAGCtagaaaagttaaaacttttgaATCGGAAAGGATGCAATATCCACACCCACCACAAGGAGGCAGCCTGAAAATACCAGCAGAGAGCCACAAAAAGGAAATCACtaaacacagcagcagtttgagCAATGTCGTtacaataaaaccacaacaaagCCAAAGGCACTGATTGATTGGCTTACAGGCAATGTGCACTTAGAGGAAACATTCAATGGAGCCTTTACACTTCTGTGTTTTAGAGACAAATAGATGatatttacacaaacaaacaagaaatattCAGGAATTTGCACGGacatttaaaaaagggaaaCTTGAAAGGTAGGTGGGGTAGTTTAAAGAgcgaaaaatataaatacaatagAGGTCAAAGGGTAAAAAACATGCCAGCCAGAGGAAACAGACAGGAGGAATGGAATGAGAGATAAGAGAAATGAAAGACAGGATGAAAGAAATGAGAGCAGCTGTGTGACTCAGCTCCTCTCACTGTGTTCAGGCCTGCTCGGATCCACTGAGGTCCTGTCTGAACCATTTCCACAAGGGACTCCTCTCAGAGAGCGGCTGACCCGTTTAATAGTGACATTTAATGACTCTGTTCCCACGCTTCCACACAATGCAatgcagaaaaagtaaaatagtgACTCCTAAAGCTTTGCAAACATTTAGTAAGCGCACAACCCTTTCACTCGTCCATGCAAAGTCAACACAGCCGGCTATAGTTAGTAGCAGGCTCATCTCAGGGAGCTGCTCTGATTTGCATCCGACTCCCACCTCAAGATGAAGGTGCGTCTGTTTGCAGACCGCAGACGCACACAGAGGCAGCAGGTGAACTCGATCTGTTTGTATATGACATCATTTAGCTCCATGCCAGCTTGACATCCAACAAAGCAACAGCTCGTCCGTTATACAAGACAAACAGGTTTCTGTGTGTCGTCCATGTGGACGTTTCATAAACAAAACCGCTTTCATTGTATCCCTGCTTTTATCAGGCCCCAAAAGCACTAAAGGACTTCAATGTTTCCTCATTGTTGGATGGTTATCATGGCTACATAACtccaaatatgtattttaaacagCCATGTGTCCAGAGAAGAGTCTTATTCAGAAGTGAGGGCTCTGTTGTCACTCAGTTGGTGAGTTGCTAAGGAACGTGGGGTGTAGCCTGGAGAAGGGTCTGGGCTTCTGTTGTGGAAATATTCGCCAATACAGGCTGTGTTTCTGTCCTCTTTAGGTTCCCATCAGACTATTCTCAGTAAACTCTGGATGTGGATACCTTGAGCTCTTTAAAGATTCGTGTTTAAAGCCTTTAAACAGGATCTGTCGAATCCTGAGATAAGGTATAACtggacgatatggctgaaaaaccttCCACGACATAATATAATCATTATGAAGAGTACATGTAGTAAGAGGATAAATGTCATTTACTGCTAGCTTCTGCAGGCTATATGTTGACATAAATGTTATGATTTCCTGTTAGTCCACTCAGCTACCACTACCAAACTATTTCAGTTCTAGATAAAACATTGCAGCACATCTAATTTCACCAGgaaaaaaatgtcctaaaaacatttttctgcactGGAAGAGAACAAATACGACAAAGACATAGAAGAAGTCAGGACATGTGAGCCTAATGTGGCTGCAGAGGAATGTTTAATAGTGCAGGCTTGTGCAACTTATGATCGCTTCATTGTCTTTCAGAGCCAACTGTCCGAGAGGAACTGGGTGTGTCCCACAGTGGGACGTTTGATAAACACAGATTTCTGGAAAAACATCAGAAGGTATGTCGAGGCTTTAAGCGTTCATAAACCAACGCTGCAAAACTCTTTGCTATTGTTTAGTTTGGGATTTAACAGAGCCGGGGGAGATTATGCATTCATGGGCCAAACTTGTGATGTCTAACACTACTTTGATTTGCAGATTAATGTGGAACTGGGCCTGGTCATTGTATGACTTCATGAATCAAGTTATTCATTACTGACTCTGACCTGAGTGGCTGCACAGTAAGAGAATGCACATGGTTTGTAATAATTTGCATACTGTGGTATTTTAGTTAGTGATTTACCTTTAAGTGAAGATTCAAATAATTACATGAAGCAACCTtgacctttgactttttcatcttCAAAGTGGCTCTGCTTACCAGACCATTTAAGATGAATCCCTTTTCACCAATAGCCCCTCACTCTTCACCCATTACCTGACATTTTGAAGAGGTAGTGAGtcccaaatgtttttatttagcagaGGGGGAGTGCTAAGGGAAACggtttaaaaaatgactttttggtACTTGCAAATCACCTGacaactgtaaatattttctcagtTAACATGTTTGAATGGCACAGTAATCCCTGTAATGTATAACTTCCAACACTTGATAGCACTGTTTATGGTTTCCCCACTGTTGAACCATAAAGGATacttctgttctattctattaacAAACTCCTTTATCCTCCCATCTCaactttgtttgtttgatttttcttagATTTGTTGTGACTTTATGGAGATTTTAAAGTACAAATAGACTAGCTTGTGTATTTAAAGTGCTGTGAGATgccatttctgtatttttaatcttAGACAAGTCTTTCAGCTTTCAGAAACTTCTCCTGAGTTTgaattatttgaataaataacttGTTTCTGAATCCAAAGAGAAAAGCTTTCAGAGATACAAACTTGGTGTAAAAGAGCACCACTGCTGTTTAAGTGACCTCAACTTAAAGCAGGGCTATCCTGTGTCTTCATCTCTAAGCCAAAGTCACAGCCGAAAACAGACACTCTCCCTAAATGTCCTGAGCGAATGCTGCCTGATTCGCTGGCGGTCTCCATCATTTCCTGCTATTCCATTTTTTCTCAGTGCTCCTGATTAGaacagacataaataaaaatagatcttTTGGTCATAAAACCCTGGATCGGATAagctttattgttttaatcaaCCTgattattacagaaaaaaagcttcagATCCATACAAACCATAAAGTTAGAAATAGTATCTTTCATAATTACCTATTTGCTgagcttgttttcttttatattctTCTGTGATACACAATCATTGATTAACATTAGTTGTGGTATTTCATAcatattaaaacacaaataaatttcAGAGTGTAATTGTTAAAAACTCAATAGAGAAgggtgaaataaataaacctgaaaaGCCTCGAAACTTGTTTGATTTTGAAAACTAGTGAAATTAGTTATGcacattaaattcaaaaacatatataatgACTTAATGTCACATATTCCTCTCTACTCAGTGTTTGAAACTCATTCCTACTTACCTAAACGAGGGTCAAATCTCCAAGCAGGGATGTGATCATTCTCCCTCAAGGTGCTGTCTGCCGGCAGAGGAACGGAGAACGTGATTGGTCCGTTCACCTGCAGCTCCGCTCCATCGCTGGCCAATAGGTGTACAGAGATGGCTGCTACTGGAGTCAGCTCAAACTTCTTCTCTGTGCCTGCGAGAGTGCAAGAgagaaaaatgcagcaaaacgGAAAGTAAGCGAGAGGAAGGTAACAGTGCAGGAGGCGGGGTGGAGACAGGAGCAAACAGCGGGGTTGttacaaagaaaaccaaacaacttAGATAAAGGAGAGTCATTCAGCCGGACAGGAAAGGAAGCAAgggaaaacaggaaggaaggaaacagaGTGGAAAGAAACCTGGATACAAGAAGATGCTGAGTGTCACAAAGCAAGAACATGCCAGCAGGAAACATATCTGATATCTGGAGAGTTGCTCAAGCTTAAGGAGAATTGGGGATGTACAAAATTATAACACATATCAAGACGTGGATAAGAGTCCCTGAAAGCATGCAGCCATGGGGCTTGTGTTAGAACAGAGAGCACACAAAGGGCTTATTGTGTTTCAGTAGATGAGACTGAAAGGCCTCCAGAGGTAGTGGCTGTACTTCTCCTGACTCACTCAACTCCCTCACTGCAGCTTTACATTCCTCTCAGCTGtgacttgttttaaaaatggccCTTTACCTACTTTGTGCTGGAGCTGTAGTCTGACCCTCACCTGTGCTGTTGCTGCCCAGAACCTGCAGATGGGGAAAGTGCTGGATGCGTGACGGCGAGCTTGCCACAGTAAGCAGAGCAGTCAAGTTGGCGAAGGACGTGTCGGCAGGAAGACTGAGAGCTCTGCGCAGGAAATGGATGCTGGGCTGGCCTCTTAATCCTTAGAGAATAGCAGACAGGTCATAGAACAAGTTATTCAAATCAAATAaggcaaatattttaaagcacGCAAAAACATTGATGGTTGAGACTGATGAGACACTTCCCATAACCAAAATAATGGTTTCAACTTGTTGTTTTCCTGCTAATATTAACAACATGAACTAAATTTGGTGGCTGAATTCTGATGATTTCCAGCCTAATCAGAAGTAAAGTTAAAATGCATCAAGCTCCAGACAGTAGAAACACCATATTACTCGCTACCAGGTTGCTTgcacactcttcagtgtggacaCCGTTACTGAAGGAGAAGTGTCTAAGTTAGTCCTTGTCTGTATCAGTAAGGACAACAGGAAGAATGCAGTGATTACAGCTATGAgccagttgttttgttttttgttttatgtttgtaaatCCCTGATTCACAGCAACAGCTAAACAATGTTATCATCAGTTCAGGGTTGTTTGCATTCGCTGATTAGAAGAAAGATTAGTTTTTTAGGCTACAATCAACTGTAAAATCAGCTGATTCCAGtcaccagcagcagctctactcccTTAGACATCAAATGTCATTCTGTTGTGGACATATTCTACACAAATATCgcataaaactaaaagaaatggCTAAAATTACTCTAACCCttttaatttaacttcctgtttcaacaTGTCTCTTGAAAGCTAAAGAATGTGTAATTCAAAACAGTAACATTagcatattttttgtttgaaaaaatcaTTTTGCGATGTTTTGTAGGATTTGCTTTGTTGTGTATATGGTTCACGTTGACCTGAATGCCTAATATTCAATTcttcttttgcactttgacaGCTCCTCAGGacataattttatttgcattaaatgTGCTACTTCAAAAAGATACTTGGAAATGTTATTTGCACTTTAAACAACAACTATGTTAGAATCCtggcttttttgggggggaaggTTATGTGCAGCAATTTCAACCTTTTTGTAAGACTATAATAAGGCCTAAAAAATCTCACAACTTTGACcacaattttttgaaaaaagggCCAGAAGATCAGTAATTATAGGccttaaccaaaaaaaaaaacaaaacactgcaaCATTCTGGAGGGACTGACTAAACATGAGCTAAAGGGCCAAATGTTGCTTTGAAGCTACAATAAAAGCTGatataaaaaacaactaatcaaaCTCAAGAGTTATGGTTTGATTttcttctaaaaagaaaaataaccatTATGATTGAGGTTTTGAGGATTTCAACTGACGGAGAAATAAACCCCACTCGAATCCCTCCTGGAACAGCCGTAGAGGAAGACATGTGCAGGAAGTAGAAGATCAGGGGGTTTTCAGCATATTTCTGCAGAACGCATTAGATTTTCCATCTGATTAGCAAAAAGCTTGCTTTTCAAGTTCTGGGCCTTTAATGAGTTTTTGCCCATGGAGACAAACTAGCTCACAGATTTGTGCTTCCTTGGTTTACGGTCCAGATGTGCCCACTGTGCGTTTATATACAACACCTGGGACACGGTCCGCCATCCAAAGCAATACCAGAAGACGCAGGAACCGCAAAAACCATTTTTGCCACATGCCGTAGAAAGCTGATGATG includes the following:
- the fam171a1 gene encoding protein FAM171A1; this translates as MMWAVDWSRTAVIVLCLLGYLTSRAAAKTSAEGAASQEVTLKVHLSDASTQQPLLGATIQLFANHTSVATETSSADGNTYLRFPYRLGTPLVVTATRQGYVPNSVPWTPSKLPVFSSISLDLLPERAATLMVYEDVVEIKSSLQGLRGQPSIHFLRRALSLPADTSFANLTALLTVASSPSRIQHFPHLQVLGSNSTGTEKKFELTPVAAISVHLLASDGAELQVNGPITFSVPLPADSTLRENDHIPAWRFDPRLGAWIKSSSGQVQKVGNQLTLTYLAPQLGYWVAAMSPLNSGPIVARDISAYHTMFLLAILGGMAFILLSLLGLLLYYCRRRCLKPRGSHRKFTLSAGLDSTKKDQATSMSHMNLISNEVQLELVSTATEPDMTTPMLKPSSYEPTQRQQSLIHLSKHSRCSLGNNSHHGSSLGNLTPRSRDYRQSAETFQLKAALSCGTERGYRQSYTSVCSSSNQISDALSLSNHGQVSATQLSSVGIIDCISPSSPPHSPCRGEGGECRAPDHLLSRSVDHLERPNPQLLSRPGQLLCCGSVDLLSAGEGYSRVRPTLVIPAHYMRLPGEHPLSGQALLLQTDQQSDLETIQAELNASHSQQPLGPSPSDIAPDPNKQGKAEALGLSESLSIPTALGETALVEINKEDTLLAEKTLMELRGGKPLPHPRAWFVSLDGRSNAHIRHSYIDLQRAGCQNSSQSSGDQQDYDSSGRHGNDASLDSGVDLNEPRAGRRGGDAEREERASERKTATPATAYTQLVYVDDLEGGGGVEEKRSPEAEGGKRGPTLSDKAERKGENQLSGLVEGKTVEDVQIVEEPPSVSPASPPPLPTPEEMTFRTDRALLSVSPDDDAAHEDGEEKKSPWQRREERPLLAFNLK